Within the Osmerus mordax isolate fOsmMor3 chromosome 21, fOsmMor3.pri, whole genome shotgun sequence genome, the region tttgtgtcggttGCAGATCAGGTCAGTTTCTTTCtgacattttacaactgatatttctgtatatttgaaataagtatgcatacttattatttatgaagatggcatagattaaaaagtatacatttgttgctgctcattaaaacttcaaaatactaagagtgaagagtagaatgaaacagggttctgTTGTCATTTCCCTtactgcaagagggaatggtgatagaTAGTTATGTTGCAGCCTCACATACTTGAAAAAGCTgcatcaaaacaaagaaatcCACGCTGTAAGTAGGGAAAACCGCCTTGCACTTATACGCTTTAATTGTTTGGATATTGAATGGCTTTGATTACTCTACGGGACTTATGATCATCATTTGATACCACTCTCGTGGTTAATTACTTGAAGAATAATCAGTTCCACCTCAAATACTAGCTCAACAGTGCAAATACAGGGAAAACAAAGCTGACTAAGATGCATACCTGACCCCGGGACCGGTAAGTAAGTTTTACAGCTAAGCTTACTACTAGACTACCAATTGTGGGAATCATAGGAGCTAACCAGTtgaagggcgtacaaaaatacagggtgtaCTAGCCTAGAAACATCACACCTAGCTacatgttatcaccctggcctttgcctgtggtgtttctgcagctgtcttgccgttttaggtagctagctatcggccagaagttaacaagctaATAATGTTCTACAATAGATAATCGTGCATGGGTTTGTaacgttgtgacgttagtgacgtttgtGACTGTAGCTagtgtagcagagccaacagacaaaccacgtaccatcacacctttcccctacccccgacaaggaaaaAGGGGTTTTTCccctttgtccttatctcccgagcaggagcttcaaagcttctggcccagcatggggtcagaaggtagaccaaaatggccttacagtatggagacaaaggattttaaggaataactaacttttctggatttacaaacatattctcaaggactacatagctcatggacactataacacatcaactactgtcattgaaataatgtatgctttccctttaattctgtgttgatataatttgatgttttaatgtaacttcctttcctgttatgataaatcagtcaatcttgatatcaaaatgattttaatctacaaactaaaccatttattaatattgtattgttatattttgaaatataagcaatacatggacagttgaaataacggaactcaaaagccacagccacttcacacctaggcagatctcaggacgacgcccaggtggggagaaactgaccaatgaaagaggtcaccttcacggggaccccccccccccccccccatctgacctatccgtctcaatcagcaactcactggaccgcTAGGAACTTGAAcaaaagattcctttgctctaactgTTTGACAACAacgaacggaactttgactcttcttcttcaaactgacaacagtaactgcgatattgctacatttcttacttgtgaacattggcatattgtgatttaatttgttacgtttgattttagtttgcaaatgatttaacctaactttcttTAGGATTAGTTAagatactctcccattgttctccagaagcctatctctcccttccccctccccacgcgctctcaacctaccatcttgcactaaccctcatcatagtttaggacctactgtatacagttcaactcaactctcaactaacctataagttctctggtatttgttcattataattacatttccttaaataaatcattgtttataatactcgcgttatccctcacgttatctgatctgctctactttcatagaattcactacttaagattagattgattattacgaaggctattattcaataagttttcctctgtccctttaacaaataagaggtggtgcccctacatagaactacatacttaattataaattaagtattgctaatcttaaacgagcaaaccccgcaacactagctagttagcttcaccgttagcttcaccgttagcttcaccgtTAGCTTCGATTTTCTTTCTAAAACTTAAATTATGCCTAAACCGTCAAATGGAATGTTCGCGCGGATACAAGCAATGCAATCGgaaccaagacgaacattttgacactgacattgtctatgtagtgcaaaaattGAGGGTCGAgttagggtgggaaaataataaagaatatgtatgagagagaatataggctGTGCCTtgccagggtttttcctgcatagagaaaatgttggcgcacgccaaagccgttttcccgagcgccaatgacaaaggcaaaaaaaagtcagcgatgaaaaaaaaagctgtgttcatcacgcgtgcaatgcatgtcagcgaatatgttctcaatagtatgtttcaagtagactacagccgaaccctcgttccgTTTttatcaatagtaatcgagttgataagcgtgtattcttgtctgatcaatacgcaactttgaggtgcgcgaatggacagagcggagtaaactgtcgttccgctgcgagggccagcccgacgtgcacgaatacacctgtacaaatgcaaattaaatttccactcaaaatgctgacaaaagtttgatttacgatttccaatgcagcctccattggtattcttaatctggaatgataatatatagtgcagtgtttcctctatggctacatttctgccacggtatcagaaatcaggctgtacaaaacTTTAGgcagtctatcagcagtgattgtaagagtgcatgtcggagaattgcacggacacacgcttcacaccgcagttgagattgcgtgtgtgcgttctTGAGAactaagtcgtataacttatgttttcagttcatttaagcctattattgtataagtctatagttcttgccaatttaaatcaagttaactggtgattttcgttgtttttaTTCTTccactgctagctaaattgtctgttgattcgatagctgcccttgctcaggtttgtattttaggtgcattattatgctgaagtagttttaattaataaaaagtgggtttattgttattatttgctacagaattcttagcctatcaagatcaaatgaagcaggcagtgtacatgcttcagagtggcctaccttaatcgataggctcggctactgaccatttacaatgtaatgagtgtaaggtgtctttaagtagcctaactttattgctttaggggaaataggacgaaaatatgtgcaatattacattagctattagaataTTACAAGGGGGgagatgcaaaacacctgggaataaatacattgattataaaaagaaaaaaaagaatatatatattctttttttgggAGCAccaaagacccattttgacccaggaaaaaccctgcttGCCAAATGAAATAAAAAGAAGGAAGAAACACCCGGTGACTAACTAGACTTGAAAGAACTTCAGAAATCATCGCCAACTCAGAGTGCCATCTTAACCCATCTCACAAATCAACCAGTGGATACTATAACTATAAGATGTCGCTGTTGCAGTCGAGTGCCATGCCTTACCGCAGGATGGTCTTTGCCCAGGGTTTTTTCACGGATGGACAGAGCATCATTTAGCAGGTGAGCGGCCTCCTTATATTTGTTCTGGTctctgaaaaagaaaaaacaatcttgtgattgtatttcagctcaAACAACCCAAGACACAAGTAACATATTGTGACCTGTTAAAAAATGGTTAGTAAAATGTATGCCAATCCAATATGAGCTTTCATGATGTGCAGATGTTATGTCACAAAACCCCATTCTACCCATTCTGCCCCCACACACCAACCTGTAGACGAGGGCAAGGATGTTGAGCATGGTGGCCACATCCGGGTGGTCATGTCCAGAGGTCTTCTCCAAATCCTCCAGGGCCTGTTTGCAGAGGGGCACGGCCACCTCGTACCTCCCCTGGGAGGCATACTGGATCACCAGGTTGTGGAGGGTCCTCAGGCGGGCTGGGATCTCATAGCCCCCCTGCTGGGCTGCGGCAACTGCAGCACTATTATGCTGGTGCTGCACTGTGGGACAGGGAACATCCACTTGTTTTAAGAAACTGCTGGAGAGTTCAGACTCGTGAAAGGACATTTGGCAATCGAGCAGTTTTGCAGATAAGGGAAACTTATTCCTAAATTGATGGTGGGGCAATTTGCATGGAAATATTCCAGAGAGTGATTTAATGATATAGATATAGAAAGGTGGATGTGGTGCAGTCTACTTACTGCCTTGGCTGTTGTCCTCCTCGTCATTGGGGAAGAGGTCATCCAGTGTGTCTTTAGGAGGCTCTCCATCTTTTTCCTCCTGTAACAAGTAAAATAACATCCAAACAAATATAGCGGTTCATTTTTTGTGGTTCCAAACAAGATCTTTTATAGATGAGATTGATTATCAATGATATCCTCTGTCATACTGTAATCATACAAACTTTGTTACAACTAAGGACACTCTGTGTTCTGTAAGCATGCTGTTGTAGTCAGCAACACGTACTTCTCATGTTTACAGTACTAAAATTGACTCTGGCCGTGTTAAGTCCCATTCACGAACACTTTTATAGCTGCTTCAAACTAAACATTTTGGTTTGCCCTCAGAAGACCACAATATTGCATTGGGGTTACAAAGATTGTACTGACAGTGTATGATAATCTATATCCATCATATAATTCCTtctataaccccccccccccctccccatcatcCCATTTCATGAACAGGCTGTCAAGGCCAGTTAATTATTACTTGCACTCTTTTAATGAATTAATAAATCAATGAACTGTTAGGAATTAAGAACAAATTGGTTGACCTCGAAAATATGACGAGAGCTTGTTAAAAGTGATCAAATCAATTTCCAAGtaataatcaaatcaaataattCAGATAAAGAGGGGAGGGTTAGGTAGCATAGGCTTGTCAAAATAGCCTGGGAACCCAACAAATCTGccagctcatgttttatttgctcTGGCAGATGAGTGTAGCCACCCTACCATTAAAACAgatttccctccttcccttctggcTAGGCCACTCATAACCCTTTGTCTTATACAGCTCAGGTGTAATACAATAACTGTACAGAGGAGCGGTGTTAAGGACTTTTTGTAAACAACCAAGATTACATTTCATTGCTCTGATGCTTATATCCATCCATTTCTATGTAACTGTGTCGAAAGGCATTTTGCTCTGCACTCATTGATAATGCCCTTTGGAAATGGCAATATTAACTGAGAGGTTCCATTTGTAAATTGGGTCAAGCAACGGCAGGCTATTGTCTATGGTCAACAGCTACCCGCCGCCCCCCTGGCATCAGCTGGATCAGGTGCTAGGACAACTCACAGTGGGGGACACGTCTTCGTCGTACTTCTTCATCTGGTTCATGAACTCCAGgtgtttcttctcctcctccagctgggccACACTCTGCTCGCTCTTCTGCAGCTTCTGCTGGGTGCCAGCCAGCTCGTCCCGCAGCCACTGGTTCTCCTGGCACAGGCGCCGCACCTGGGCGCGGAGCTTCTGCTTCTCAGACTCCACTGCGTTCAGGTGGGCTGATAGTGCCATCATCACCTGGACAGTGAGACAGTGAGCAGGAGAAGATGACTAGGctaatattttatttttctttaaccAACAAGACCTATTGTTGCTCTAAGAATTGCAGAAATTAATGGTTAATTgctacttgtaaaatgcattttaAACTTTAAACTAAGCAATAAATCATCAACATTCATTCAAACGGGCTCAATTTAACTTAGGTTACCGAGTCAGAAAAGTATTCTAGCAGGACATATTTCATGTGGATTAATTACATTTCTAACCATACACAATTCTACTCGGGTTACAGTTAACCCAGTCTCTGATTAATACATCTACAGTGTTACCTGTGCTTCGCCAAGGCCAAGCTCAATCATCTCCACCGACTTTCGTAGCAGGCTGGACTTCTCATGCACCAGGTTGGCCTCTTCATCCTTCTTCAGGCAACGGATGGTCTCCAGCAGGCTGTGAAGGATGGAGTTGTGCTCGCTTTTCAGGGCCTCCAGGCCCTGGATCACCAGCTTGGTGCTGGAGATGATCTCCTCCTGGGAGAGCTTCTCCAGACGCTCCTCTCTGGGGTACACCATGGTGGACATGTCCCTGGCCTACACCCCTAGActgtggaggatggggggagagaaggacaggcgAAGGTTTCAGTAACAAGGGTAAAAAAACAGACATAAAACAAAGACAGATTCTTTACTCATCAGTTGATCAATTGAAGAAGTTCAGAATTTGACCATGGTTTTCACATGCCCATGGATGTATAAAACTAAACGATTTAGCATAGAAAAGTTCTAACACATACAATAACAGTTCATTGAACAACTCAAATACACAAaagttccttttttttttacacaatagAAAGATCACAGACAAATAGTTCCAGCGTAAACCTGACAAAATGCTCTTATTGTCTTACCAGTCCaacatattacagtttttctccattgctttggctcaattcttgaaacagaaatgacattctcaaagctctaagtgcatttgacaaaatagcctatatggttcagcacaaatacatagatcaccttcaaaaggtcatatctcacccaaaacagttaactcatgcttcaaaaccaaatcattttctcatataaatagtcagtgcccccaaaatgaaaagttccttctcgatTGATTTGGCCCATCTCTCGAGAAAAAAgtggacattctcaaagctttaaatacatttgccaaaataacctagatggttcagcaaaacaccatggcacacctgcaaagggtcatctttctcctaaaacagacaactcatcagtcaaaactaaatccttttctcatacaaatagtcagtgaccccaaaatgaaaagtccctttggcattgtgtaaacactgcaggtcaaaatgattagatgttttgtcagtatggcagtggaccttaaaaatatccctcatgtgcactgtgttacagttactgtagtagatgttttctttccagaatactatgtgtcttcaatctacccagacgctcccatgttaccccgctcctcatctccctccactggcttcccatcacggcccgtatcagattcaagaccctggtactgaccttccgagcggtgaacaggactgcacccgacaacatcaagtctctcctccagccttacacccccacccaccacctacggtcttcttctgacaaccgtctggtggtcccacctctcaagagtgcccgctcccaacccaagctcttctcctgtctggccgcccaatggtggaatcacctccccacctccaccttcaagaactatgtttcttcccattggcacttatttgcttttcacaatgtatgcttcatgttttggctacccacaatgtttttggggctacctcattgtttatgatcattgaccttatgcacttttgtaaagttctctcttggaagtcgctttggataaaagcgaatactgcactcacactgctttggaaattgttactgtaattgccatacattgtggttactgtaacatgaaatgtgtacagcacaatataatgtcatacaataagcacatcaaaacataacataacattatgtataacctacactaccaacacatacagtaagaaagtaaagcaaagctggagtttcactagttgtcgtcctcactttcctgctcatcctcacgctcctgtctgtctggccacagatttcatcgacatcacatctgatgttctcccttgcgatgcaacaggagaagaatcattgtgcatgccgcaaccatcccctacactgatctgctgtgacatgatcacaagcagcatccattgcctggagcagggacctctggttttgagcccaatgctcatagaccctccacctacatgcagaaagaaactcctcgataggattgaggaatggggagtaaggtgatgagcaccataagcattcttggatgggcagtgaaccttgatgagtgggccacggtggaagcttacattgtcccacacaatgacaaatgtaagcaagtgaggccctaccaaaccgctctcatgtagagggataagatcggagtgcaggtggtccaagaacaccaggtgcttctgggtattgtatgggccaagactgggaatgtgggtgactacaccattctctgaaatggcagcacacatggtgatgttgcccccgagctggcctgggacaagctctatatatttgatggaagcatttatactcctggatagctcctgtcagctaactaaacttactgtgtgattggtgatcggatgtgtccccttgtttagtaaagttctagttgcacctgacaatgactgtaaccagttgatccaagagatccatattacagtatataccatgatgtttttcatggtattatgtgcctgaaagattttgacagtggagtgaactattgtgcaggtgatgatgtacacaaggaaattatgccaatatgttttgcagcgaataaccacttgactgagaagcaacagtcagtttagaccagcaagatatattcaattggtaattggcctaactgaaggcaattgtacttaaccatttcaaagatgtgctaaatcatttgaaatgtgtgcaaactgtaggcaattgcacttgtcatttacgaggatgtgctaatacaattgcaatttgattaaaggaatgaaaaattccaatcgtttgtgaacaactgcccagtggtttggaggtttgcacgtgttgttttgagaatgtcatttctgtttcgtgaaatgagccaaagcaatggggaaaaactgtaaagtCTCTAGCACCAACAACACAAAATAAgcaattaaataaaaaattaagCTTCCCCAATACCTTCACCTTCAGGTCATTAAATGGACGTACGTATCAACGTTAGGTAAAATAAAGTTCTTAAacctaaaatacaaaaaagTCCTTAACATACTGTAGTGGTATTTCAATCTAGACCCCACACGTGAACTGTCCATTCTTCAAACA harbors:
- the klc4 gene encoding kinesin light chain 4 isoform X2, which translates into the protein MSTMVYPREERLEKLSQEEIISSTKLVIQGLEALKSEHNSILHSLLETIRCLKKDEEANLVHEKSSLLRKSVEMIELGLGEAQVMMALSAHLNAVESEKQKLRAQVRRLCQENQWLRDELAGTQQKLQKSEQSVAQLEEEKKHLEFMNQMKKYDEDVSPTEEKDGEPPKDTLDDLFPNDEEDNSQGMQHQHNSAAVAAAQQGGYEIPARLRTLHNLVIQYASQGRYEVAVPLCKQALEDLEKTSGHDHPDVATMLNILALVYRDQNKYKEAAHLLNDALSIREKTLGKDHPAVAATLNNLAVLYGKRGKYKEAEPLCKRALEIREKVLGKDHPDVAKQLNNLALLCQNQGKYEEVEYYYCRALEIYERRLGPDDPNVAKTKNNLASCYLKQGKYKEAEILYKEILTRAHEKEFGSVDAENKPIWMHAEEREESKGKDGTPYGEYGGWYKACKVNSPTVNTTLRNLGALYRRQGKTEAAETLEECALRSRKQGAMEPMRDGDRRRSRESLSSVKYECASDTGEDGSVDWNGA